The Lolium rigidum isolate FL_2022 chromosome 2, APGP_CSIRO_Lrig_0.1, whole genome shotgun sequence genomic interval ATCATTGTCATCAATCCAAAAGAGAACATTTATCCTGCGGTTAGATTTTGAGAATGCCTTCGACACGATTGAACACAGCACTATTCTTATGTCTTCTAGCACATGGGATTGAAAGCACTGGATCGGATGGGTCAATTCCATCCTTTCTTTTGGAACCTTTTCTGTTCTTCttaatggcgtccccgggaaaaaTTCCATTCCAAACGCGGGTTTAGGCAAGGTGATTCTTTAGCACCGTCTCCTCTTTTTCCTAGCAACAAACCTCCTCCAGACCATTGTCCACAAGGCTTGCAACATTGGACTGCTATTTCACCCGACCCCTAACTCCTATTTCCCTATCACTCAGTGTTCGAACCACACTTGATCATGCAAGCCAGTCCTCGTTAGCTCCTTTGCTTCACAGCTCTTCCGGAAACTTTTGTCCAATCTACTAGTTTGTGTCAACTTTCAGAAATTTTGCCTTGTACCCATCAATGTTTCTGAAGATGAAATCACCAGATTAGCAGGTCTGTTTGGGAGCCGTATTGGTATCATGTGGTTAGTGGTCAAGAAAAGCATCCTTAGGCTATGTTGGTTtcatagggattggatgagattgacatGGATTGAGGTAGATTAAATCCCATCTAGGTCAAATTCCCCCCCTAATCCTCTCCAATCCACTTGAGAAGTGGATTAACCGAACAAGGCCTTACTAGGGATAACTTGACAAGGAGGGGGCTGGGTTGGATCCAAAGGCTTTGAGTTCTGTGGATCACAGGAAACCATCGATCATATTTTCTTCATCTGCCTGGTATCTAAGTACAGTTGGAGTGTGGTATATTGTAGTTTTGGCATCAGCAAGGCCTGTCATTCCTTTGATGAGTTGTGCAATTGCTGGGTTACCCGGTTCAGAGACAGGATACGGTCCTATGTAGCAATTAAGTAGCCATGTATGTTATTTGGAAAATCAGAAATAAATCTTATTTTCAAAGCCTTCGTCTGAAAGAACCTTCTAATGATCTCGGTGTGTCACTGCCTCACTGGTTGGAATATAGGGATGAACTTCAAAGGCCACTGACCGAGGAGCACTAAAGTTGGGTACTAACAGGCTCGCATGGGTGGTGACCGAAGTATTAAATCTAAGGATCGCATGGAAACAAGTGATCAAGAGGCTGAAAGATCATTGAAGGGGATCTAGTCTTTCGTCAGTGCAGCTATAGATGACTAATAGCACAATAAAGTTTGCCTTGTTTTGTTGGGAGGTCTGTGAGCTGAGTCATTTGTGTTTCCTAGTTTCCATTTtgtactccctccttcccaaaaTAGGATGCATATAGTTTTTGGTTAAAGTCAAACTTTTTGAAGTTTGACTAACTATATAGAGAAAGAcaaacatctacaatatcaaatgcaCATAATATGAAAGTATATTTCACAATGGTTCTAACAATATTGGTTTGAGATTATAAATGTTGATACTTTTTTTCTTTATAGTTGACCAAAATTTAAAAAGTTTGACTTCGACCAAAAACTATATGCATCCTATTTTGGTGAGGAGGGGGTATCTTGGAAAGAGCTGAATCATAACTCGGCGCTGTTGTAGCTTTGATTTCATTAATTTTCAATGGAGAAAAAGACAAATGAAAAAGTTTGTATTGCCTGTTGTAGTATATCAGACACAATTAAGTATAAACCAGAGAGAGGAAGGGATGATACTGCAATAACTAAATGTTTCAGGTGAAAAGTGAAAAGATAGCGCTAAGCCAAATAAAGTTGCGGTACTGACAGCAAATACCAATTCACGAAAATGAAGGCCGGAAAAAATTGGATCACTAGAAGACTAACCTGTTCGGTTCTGCAAGCAATGCATGCTGTTCAGACATTTTACCAAAATCGGCACTTCCATCATTTGTACCATAGCTGTATCACAATGACCATTACAAGTTTACAATATTGAAGGATATAAAATTAATCAAATCTGAACAGCAAAGAGCTTAAGTTTCCATCAAAACAACACTATTGACTGAAGCCATACTCAAAATTGCAAATGCATGATAAAAAATAGGGTAATTTTAGAGAACGCAAGAGAATATTATACCTATATTACAGAAAAGCATCTAGATGATCCAATTATTCTGAATTTATCCTTCCTCTTCTCCCATAATAGGACAAGTGGACAACATAGGTAATTACTAGCAATCTCGAGTAGTATAAATTGAACTCGTCCCACTAATATCTCAATTGTGCATCTCGTTTAACTTATAAGTGTGGGTATTCATTGTAATGAAACACAGCTGATAAAGCTACTGAATGAATCGATTTAAAAGTGAACAAACATTACCTCGGCTGAGCATTCTGGGGAACGGCTGGCTTGTATGACACCTCCCTCTGAATTGCAATGTTCTGAAGTTTCCTGAACTCTTCCATTGTGGCAGCGAAATCTTTGGCAAGCTTCATGTCAGATATCCTCTTGTCTTTCTGCAGGCAACACCCAAATTCTTATAAGCCTACAGATGCAACTATACATAGCTCGAAACAATCATGACTGGCATCAATCTTCACTAAACTTCCAGGcagatatattaatatcaaactaAAAGAATGGGAATATATGATTGTAGAAAGGTGGTGAATTACTACTGACACTAGTTCCAGCGCTCTGGTCTGCTACAGCAGCACTCCGCAGCTTATCTTTCGCATCCTTGGCCAATTGCAGAACTTTATAACTAGTCTTCTGCCTGCATGGAAAATCACCATGGCACACAGAACTTCAGAAACTCACACCTGCGTGAGGTAAACGGCATGCTGTGCAGGCATTAGAGCCCTCGATTCTACCAGTTAAATTACAAACCAATTGGGCATAAATGTTAAGACAACTATCACATGATGTACAAAAAAACAAATAAACGGTGTCTGTCCTTTTATGGTATATCGATATGTGCGAACCATCTCGTAACATAAGGGAGGAATACCactcgaaaaaaaaaacataaaggaGGAAAGAAGGGTCGAGTACTGACAGTTGATCGCGCAGGGTGAGCGTGTCCTTGGGCGTGCCGAGGGAGTTGAGGAGGCGGCGGTAGGAGGACACCGCGGTGGTGATCTGGAAGACGAGCGCGCGCGTGGCGTCGGGGCCCCTCCCCCTTCTGGGCGCCTGCAGGGCCCCGGACTCCAGATCCGCGAAGCTCATCGCCGATCCCCCGCCTTATTACTCCGGCCGatgcccgcccgcccgcccgccgtcgAGCCCCTCCACTTTGTGACGCCGTGCAGCGAAGGTGGCGGACCACAGAATACAGTAAGGGCGGCTGGGGTCGCCGTCGCCACCGTCCACGCAGGGAGGTCCGGCAGTTTATTATTCCATGGATGGATCGGGCTGTGTTGCAATCAAATCGAAGTATTATTTGATCTGGAAGACGGGAGTGGAATGATGGGGCAGCACGAGGTGGCACGAACTGACAGGCGTCGCGAGCTCGACCCACGCCCGGAATTCGGGACAAATGCTTGGCACTGGGTTGGTCCAGCAGGTCGACCAAAGCGCCGATGTCGACCAAGAATTATCGCCACCGTTggattttatcttttttttgttttttatttatttattatcagCACATGTAAATTTCTCATGTATGGTTAAGTTGGGATAATTCAACAATAGTACATGACTCTCACAAATGAGAGTATCATCATGGCCCGGAAGTTTATCATTTCTATCCTCCCATAATAAATTAGTAACGATAGTTCTACATGGAGGATCATCAATAAAAAGAGGACCATTATCCGTAGCATTATCATATACTCTCCCAGTTCCAAATTAATAAACGTATATTTGTCTAGATTCATCTCAAATGCGTACATGTGTATCTAGAAAAATTGTGTCAATTAATTTGTAATGGAGGAAGTAGCATGTTTAAAATGTACTCCTCATAAACATCAAAGtcataatctattatatactaaaaacaaaatacggatgtttaaaataaagacaccacgttaatccacatcattctaATTTTTGTGATGGCTAGATCTAAAATTTGTGGTTAGGATTTAATAAAAGTATAATAGTTACGTAAATCTATAATTATGTTTGACACGTTAGACTATGTACTATTTATGAAAGCAATCTAAGGCCCCGTATAAGACCAGATCAGACGTGCATCATATAAGGCCAGATAAAACGTGAGGAAAATTGACCGGGTCATGTTGTTGTTTAAATCACACGTATATGCCTAGGACTCCAGTTGTGTAGATTAATAAAGTTTGTGTTAGTTATACGTGCAAAATATGTGTCCAACACTACAGAAATACCGGAACCGATCGATACAACGTGTGCCGTACAAGTTTGTTAAGTGGTGCATTAATATTGGGCGATAAGCCTATAAAGTATAAACTGTATTTTTTCTAGCGTGTTGTAAAAGGAGACCTGCTTGTGTACATAATTACGATTCAACTATAAATCAAGATCCGAGACATTTCTATTGACTTGATTTATGCAGATGGATTCTAGGCCGATCAAAGCCATATAGGGGAATAGGGAATTCGGTCTCCCGGGTGCATGTGCTCCTACCgcccaaaaaaaaatatttttaattatCAAAATAATTAATAAAAACATTTGTATGTGCATCTCGACAATCTATATGTGTTCGTATAGTTTCGAGAAAAAAAGATTTTTTTATGATTGATGTAAAAAGATTAAATAtatctccccaaaaaccttagttttacaccaatttttttatctttttgcaCAACCCAAACGAAAAGTCCATTGATAATGGAAAAAGTTTGTGCACACTATcatgtgaagatgtagatcgatgtgaatttttatttagaatttttgatatttcaaaatatatcaaagatccatttcaaataaaggaagtatGTGACCCAAGACCTAGAACATCACACCCGAGCTAATACAAATTTTTGATGAAAAAATAACTTCAGAGCTGGTCTATGCTGATTACAGCCGTAAATGAAGCAACCATCAaagcccgaaaatgaaaaaaaaagttgaaagttgattgagagcatctccagccgcgtcccccaaagcgtcccccaaaccgcgccaggttgagcgtttgggggacgtgttttgttcgtgccgcctttaggggacgtcgctccccagccgcgccccccaaacgccgcccccaaacatttaaaatacttctttttaacacaaaaccatttatcaaatacttctttgggggacgtcgagcttgagcttgaagtaggggtcgaactctcgaacgtcgtggaggatattcatgaacagccccttgctcatcctgtaccggcgctgaAAATTGTCGGCGTGTGTtgcctcgtcggcgaagtagtcattgtgcagcatggcatgcccctccatcctctgccggggcttcgacttccttcttcccggccttgatcctccgcggcgcggcctcttcctcttctccgcctcagcgtcaagcatgtcctggagggacgcgaagatcagcaaatgctcccgcaggtcgtcgtcgaaggcttgctcgtcctccagcagcagggcaaccacctcatcgtcgctgtccatggctaaagcaaaatcaatggttaaaattgcgccgaggcagacgacgcaacaaacagcggccaatcgcgcctacttggcaagtcgtcgagcaccttctgtgcgcggaggtgggacatatttgacggcgcgttctgggacgcgctggcgacgcggcggcggcatgACCGGCgggagcctgatacgtctccgacgtatcgataatttcttatgttccatgccacattattgatgatatctacatgttttatgcataccttatgtcatatttatgcgttttccggaactaacctattgacgagatgccgaagggccagcttgttgttttctcgctgtttttggtttcagaaatcctagtaaggaaatattctcggaatcggacgaaatcaacgcccaacatcttagaatccccggaagcatccagaacacccgagagaggccagaggggggccacaggccaaccacacatgaccccggcgcggcctgggggtggcccgcgcccccctagcgtgtcgtcgcctcgttgaccttctgacgccgcctcttctcctatataaaggtccctgacctaaaacttcgagacgaaaaagccacggtacgagaaaccttccagagccgccgccatcgcgaagccaagatctgggggacaggagtctctgttccggcacgccgccgggacggggaagtgcccccggaaggcttctccatagacacggtgtaatggtgacagtgtgtgcatccgtgttagtacttggcgtaggctatgattatgatctcttgtagattatgaagttaactattgatatgatggtattgatgtgatctattcctcctacatagtgtgaaggtcacagtgtgcatgctatgttagtacttggtttagttgtgttgatctgtcatgcactctaaggttatttaaatatgaacattgaatattgtggagcttgttaactccagcattgagggttcgtgtaatcctacgcaattagtggtgttcatcacccaacaagagagtgtagagtatgcatttatctattctgttatgtgatcaaagttgagagtgtccactagtgaaagtctaatccctaggccttgttcctaaatactgctatcgctgcttgtttactgttttactgcattactactgctgcgttgccactgctcatacttatttataccacccgtatttcactatctcttcgccgaactagtgcacctattaggtgtgttggggacacaagagacttcttgctttgtggttgcagggttgcatgagagggatatctttgacctcttcctccctgagatcgataaaccttgggtgatccacttaagggaaacttgttgctgttctacaaacctctgctcttggaggcccaacactgtctacaagaatagaagcacccgtagacatcagagccccagccgcgacaacggtgccgactctcagcagagatcagacgcccaaacggccagGAAATCCAGcgacggcggtggggtgggaggcgcgggaaggaaggagcgacgagaaaagaggcgcgaaccaacggtttatgcaaatagtcgccgacatgtgggagcccgcctcgcttttcgttgtgtccggcgtccccggtgcgtcccctgtgggacggggacgggctcggggcgccggacacagtatcgggccacgccggacaaaaatgggctttgggggacgcggctggaacgcattttttgtccggtgcgccccaaatccctttgggggacgctttgggggacgcggctggagatgctctgatatGTAACCACAGCTGAGCTATATGGTCATGTTTTAGCTAACACATGTGATATGCGTGTTTTAGTATATAACAGATTATAATTAAATTATAATATCACATGTCGCACAAAAGAACTCTTTTTTTAGGACATGAAAGGAAACTCAAGACTAGGATTCAACCCTCATACCTATGTTTAACATTAATTGTGCCAGggaatcaatgagagaaaagCCTTCAACACAAATAAGAGGAAAACAAAAAATTGTCTTATATTTCTTAACGGTGATAAATTCTTTTTTATATCATCTCGATAAGCTAATTGGTTTTGTTAATGTGTTTGAAAAATCAAATGTCCTTTGCCAATGTTTAAGGGAATCCTAATTATTATCTAGAGCAAACCATAATCAAAAGGCAGAAGAAGGAATATATGTTTGATCAACCTTTTGATTTTTCTATTCACTAATTACACATATGACTTTCACAAGGATTTAAATACAAATTTTTAATGACATAATCATAATTCACTACCAAACTACATAATTTAGCAAACAAGTGACAGTATATTTAGCTTTACATTACTATGACTATAAAACCATATATTTTCCTTCCATCGAATGTGAATAAAAAATATACTACAAATTTATTGAACACATTTCCAACAAACTAAAAATGATATCCTCACATTTGCGAGGGACACCTTGCTAGTTTGGAGGAACAATATCACTAATGGGCATATCAGGGGATTCGTCACCAGGTTCAATAGCACACTCATCACAATAATAATAGCTCCCATCAGTAATAGTAGGCTCATAGGAAGGTTGCTCGTGCATAATAATTGTGTCTTGAgttgatctcaaaaaaaaaattgtgtctTGAGTTAGATAACTACTATCATTTTTGGATGGTGAAGT includes:
- the LOC124692939 gene encoding syntaxin-22-like, whose product is MSFADLESGALQAPRRGRGPDATRALVFQITTAVSSYRRLLNSLGTPKDTLTLRDQLQKTSYKVLQLAKDAKDKLRSAAVADQSAGTSKDKRISDMKLAKDFAATMEEFRKLQNIAIQREVSYKPAVPQNAQPSYGTNDGSADFGKMSEQHALLAEPNRQEVLQLDNEVVFNEAIIEERELAIQEIQQQIGEVHEAFKDLATLVHAQGVIIEEVDTNIENSAEATKEAKTEIGKASKTQKSNSSLQCMILVIFAVVLLIVIIVLAS